The following proteins are encoded in a genomic region of Ananas comosus cultivar F153 linkage group 25, ASM154086v1, whole genome shotgun sequence:
- the LOC109728984 gene encoding probable serine/threonine-protein kinase PBL21 — MSCFACGSRLKDPPRRSGHSMRSRSLSGIVDSLETEKRALSPDGERSGGSGACRFTLQQLAAATQNFREANLIGEGGFGRVYKGFLESGQVVAIKQLNREGVQGSREFLVECLMLIMLHHPNLVTLIGYCAEGEERLLVYEYMSQGSLEGHLFDVPPNKEPLDWNTRIKIALGAAKGLTYLHDTVNPPVIYRDLKSSNILLDDDFNPKLSDFGLAKLGPVGDNTHVLTRVMGTYGYCAPDYAMSGKLNVKSDVYSFGVVLLEIITGRQAVDFSKEFDEQKLIEWSRPFLNDRRRIIQLADPLLQGRFPRRAFYKLAVIISLCLHGKPHLRPTMRDVTAALDHVASQPYISDANRKNYCSTPLPLAP; from the exons ATGAGCTGCTTCGCTTGCGGCTCCCGCCTGAAGGATCCTCCGCGGCGGAGCGGCCACAGCATGCGCTCTCGATCCCTATCTGGCATCGTCGATTCCTTAG AGACCGAGAAGAGGGCTCTCTCTCCGGATGGCGAGAGAAGCGGCGGCAGTGGAGCCTGTAGATTCACCTTGCAGCAGCTTGCTGCTGCCACGCAGAACTTCCGGGAGGCGAATTTGATCGGAGAAGGGGGGTTTGGGAGGGTCTATAAAGGGTTCTTGGAATCAGGCCAG GTTGTGGCAATCAAGCAGCTCAATCGGGAGGGGGTGCAGGGGAGCCGGGAATTTCTGGTTGAGTGTCTTATGTTGATAATGCTGCACCATCCGAATCTCGTCACCTTGATCGGATACTGTGCCGAGGGCGAGGAGAGGCTCTTGGTTTATGAGTACATGTCACAGGGTAGCTTGGAAGGCCACTTATTTG ATGTGCCTCCTAACAAAGAGCCACTCGATTGGAACACTCGGATAAAGATTGCTCTTGGGGCCGCAAAAGGGCTCACCTATCTGCACGACACGGTTAACCCGCCGGTTATTTACCGCGACTTGAAgtcttcaaatattttattagatgaTGACTTCAACCCCAAGCTCTCCGATTTTGGGCTGGCCAAACTTGGGCCTGTCGGCGATAACACTCATGTTTTGACGAGGGTGATGGGAACGTATGGCTATTGCGCTCCCGATTATGCTATGAGCGGGAAGCTGAACGTGAAATCTGATGTATACAGCTTTGGTGTGGTTCTGTTGGAGATCATCACTGGAAGGCAGGCTGTTGATTTCTCCAAAGAATTTGACGAGCAGAAGTTAATAGAGTGG TCGCGCCCTTTCCTCAATGATCGTCGGAGGATCATTCAACTGGCCGACCCATTACTGCAGGGGCGCTTCCCTCGCCGCGCCTTTTACAAGCTGGCTGTCATTATCTCACTGTGTCTCCATGGGAAGCCCCATCTGCGTCCCACAATGCGTGATGTGACGGCCGCGCTCGACCATGTggcatctcaaccctacatctccgACGCCAACCGTAAAAACTATTGCTCCACCCCTCTGCCCTTAGCCCCCTAA